In one window of Constrictibacter sp. MBR-5 DNA:
- the fliG gene encoding flagellar motor switch protein FliG — translation MALPRKATALDTRALSGREKAAIMMLAIGEENAGKLFQRMDDEEIKELSQNMANLGTIPASLVESIFIEFSERLSSTGSLVGSYESTERLLGKVLSKDRATAIMEEIRGPAGRTMWDKLSNVNENVLANYLRNEYPQTVAVVLSKIRSEHAARVLALLPETEAVDVIMRMLRMESVQKDVLEDIERTLRAEFMNNLARTSRRDSHETMAEIFNNLDRSSESRLMGVLEERNRDAAEKIRALMFTFEDLGKLDAGSVQTLLRSVEKDKLAIGLKGASETLRKLIFDNMAERAAKILREDMEALGPIRLRDVDEAQLYIVNLAKEMATKGELVIADSKGDDELVY, via the coding sequence ATGGCCCTCCCCCGCAAAGCGACGGCTCTCGACACGCGCGCCCTGTCCGGCCGCGAGAAGGCTGCGATCATGATGCTGGCAATCGGCGAGGAGAACGCCGGGAAACTGTTCCAGCGCATGGACGACGAGGAGATCAAGGAACTCTCCCAGAACATGGCCAATCTGGGCACGATCCCCGCGTCGCTGGTCGAATCGATCTTCATCGAATTCAGCGAACGGCTGTCGTCCACCGGATCGCTCGTCGGCAGCTATGAGAGCACGGAGCGACTGCTCGGCAAGGTCCTGTCGAAGGACCGCGCCACGGCGATCATGGAAGAGATTCGCGGTCCGGCCGGCCGGACGATGTGGGACAAGCTCAGCAATGTGAACGAAAACGTCCTCGCGAACTATCTGCGCAACGAATATCCCCAGACCGTCGCCGTCGTCCTCTCCAAGATCCGTTCAGAGCATGCCGCGCGGGTCCTGGCACTCCTCCCGGAAACCGAGGCGGTCGACGTGATCATGCGCATGTTGCGGATGGAATCGGTGCAGAAGGACGTGCTCGAAGACATCGAGCGCACGCTGCGCGCGGAATTCATGAACAACCTGGCGCGGACGAGCCGGCGTGACTCGCACGAGACCATGGCTGAGATATTCAACAACCTCGACCGCAGCAGCGAGAGCCGGCTGATGGGCGTTCTCGAGGAGCGCAATCGCGACGCCGCGGAGAAAATCCGCGCGCTGATGTTCACCTTCGAGGATCTCGGCAAGCTCGATGCGGGCAGCGTCCAGACGCTGCTGCGCTCGGTGGAGAAGGACAAGCTGGCGATTGGCCTGAAGGGTGCGTCTGAAACCCTCCGTAAGCTCATCTTCGACAATATGGCCGAGCGGGCCGCGAAGATTCTCAGGGAGGACATGGAAGCGCTCGGGCCGATCCGGCTGCGAGACGTCGACGAGGCGCAGCTCTACATCGTCAACCTCGCTAAGGAGATGGCCACGAAGGGCGAATTGGTCATCGCCGACAGCAAGGGCGACGACGAGCTCGTCTACTAG
- a CDS encoding FliH/SctL family protein: MASIRKFLFDVSFDDAASGGSPAEPEVQDEAPPPPPTYNEDELEAARAEARAIGYAAGEQAERGRSERLAAEAVADLIGRLDVLAEDISAISAAAERRATEIGLAVARKLVPDLLRREGAGEIEAVIRTSLRDMFEEPRIVLRVSDAMLDLVKARADAVAGESGFDGKIVILAEEGMVDGDCRIEWADGGVERSAARLSAQIETAVSRALSGGAATSRGEPGDHIGT; the protein is encoded by the coding sequence ATGGCAAGCATCCGCAAATTCCTGTTCGACGTCTCGTTCGACGATGCCGCGAGCGGCGGCTCGCCAGCGGAACCGGAGGTCCAGGACGAGGCACCTCCCCCTCCTCCGACGTACAACGAGGACGAACTCGAGGCGGCACGCGCCGAGGCTCGTGCAATCGGCTACGCCGCCGGCGAACAGGCGGAACGCGGGCGCTCAGAGAGGCTGGCGGCCGAAGCCGTCGCAGATTTGATCGGCCGCCTCGATGTGCTCGCAGAGGACATCTCCGCCATCTCGGCGGCTGCGGAAAGGCGGGCGACGGAGATCGGTCTCGCCGTGGCGCGCAAGCTGGTCCCGGACCTGCTCCGGCGCGAGGGCGCCGGCGAGATCGAGGCGGTGATCCGCACATCGCTGCGCGACATGTTCGAAGAGCCACGCATCGTCCTGCGCGTCTCCGACGCGATGCTCGACCTCGTGAAGGCGCGCGCAGACGCGGTCGCCGGCGAGAGCGGTTTCGACGGGAAGATCGTCATTCTCGCCGAGGAAGGAATGGTCGATGGCGACTGTCGGATCGAATGGGCCGACGGTGGCGTCGAACGCAGCGCAGCGAGGCTGAGTGCACAGATCGAAACCGCGGTGAGCCGGGCTCTATCCGGCGGCGCGGCGACCTCCCGGGGCGAACCCGGCGACCACATCGGCACATGA
- the fliN gene encoding flagellar motor switch protein FliN: MGDKDGLNLEELRSGTGLPATPDDDRFDHPESRLHGATELEAVYDIPVQMSAVLGKATMQVSQLLKLGRGAVVELDRKVGEAIDIYVNNRLVARGEVVVVDDRLGVTMTEIIKSDRS; this comes from the coding sequence ATGGGCGACAAGGACGGTTTGAATTTGGAAGAACTGCGTAGCGGGACCGGCCTGCCGGCGACGCCCGACGACGATCGCTTCGATCACCCGGAGTCGCGCCTGCACGGAGCGACCGAGTTGGAGGCCGTCTACGACATTCCGGTTCAGATGTCGGCCGTGCTCGGCAAGGCGACGATGCAGGTGAGCCAGCTGCTGAAGCTCGGCCGTGGCGCGGTGGTCGAACTCGACCGCAAGGTCGGTGAGGCCATAGACATCTACGTCAACAACCGGCTCGTCGCCCGCGGCGAAGTGGTCGTGGTGGATGATCGTCTGGGCGTAACGATGACCGAGATCATCAAGTCGGACCGGAGCTGA
- a CDS encoding MotA/TolQ/ExbB proton channel family protein, with the protein MSLPRIGLRTGFDTATVLGIASGFLLVGAAVVLGGSSVAFLDAASFLIVVGGTLGVSIASYSWTEVGAARRVLVRTLRRPAIAPRDAALLVLGVADNARRRGVLALQPLLPQLRRFPFLVNGLGLILDGLGIGEVETSLRQEIEATTARHATGAAFMRKAAEVAPAMGLIGTLVGLVQMLGRLEDPTSIGPAMAVALLTTLYGAVLANMLFAPLATKLERNATEEALVSQIYLTGLVSILRQENPRRLELQLNTLLPPAQRLNVFN; encoded by the coding sequence TTGTCGCTGCCCCGCATCGGGCTGCGCACGGGGTTCGACACGGCCACGGTGCTGGGTATCGCCAGTGGGTTCCTGCTGGTCGGTGCCGCCGTTGTGCTGGGAGGATCATCGGTCGCCTTTCTCGATGCGGCGTCCTTCCTGATCGTCGTCGGCGGGACGCTGGGCGTCAGCATCGCCTCCTACAGCTGGACGGAAGTCGGTGCCGCGCGCCGCGTGCTGGTGCGCACGCTCCGCCGCCCGGCGATCGCACCGCGCGATGCCGCCCTGCTCGTCCTCGGCGTCGCCGACAATGCCAGGCGCCGCGGCGTCCTCGCGCTGCAGCCGCTGCTGCCACAGCTGCGCCGGTTCCCGTTTCTGGTCAACGGCCTCGGCTTGATCCTCGATGGATTGGGGATCGGCGAGGTGGAGACCTCGCTGCGACAGGAGATCGAGGCCACCACAGCACGCCACGCGACAGGAGCCGCCTTCATGCGCAAGGCCGCAGAGGTCGCTCCCGCGATGGGGCTGATCGGCACGCTCGTGGGTCTTGTCCAGATGCTTGGCAGACTGGAAGACCCGACCTCCATCGGCCCGGCCATGGCGGTCGCGCTGCTCACGACCCTCTATGGCGCGGTCCTCGCCAACATGCTGTTCGCACCGCTCGCCACGAAGCTGGAGCGGAATGCGACGGAGGAGGCGCTCGTCAGTCAGATCTATCTGACGGGGCTCGTTTCGATCCTCCGCCAGGAGAACCCTCGCCGGCTGGAGCTGCAGCTGAATACGCTGCTGCCGCCCGCTCAACGCCTGAACGTGTTCAACTAG
- a CDS encoding sigma-54 dependent transcriptional regulator, which produces MRLLIVGSLNGYMGAASRIALKKGARVLHAETIDRGLATLRAGQGADLAFVDVALDVGSFIASLVSERINVPVVACGIGADTAAAVRAIKAGAKEYLPLPPDPELIAAVLAAVGEECHALVYGDPVMQRTLRLADQVAPSEATILINGESGTGKELMARYIHRKSRRADKPFVSVNCAAIPENLLESELFGHEKGAFTGAVARRVGKFEEADGGTLLLDEISEMHPHLQAKLLRAVQEREIDRVGGAQPVKVNIRLVCTTNRHLEEEVRAGKFREDLYFRINVMNLRLPSLRERVGDIPKLAEHFIEKYSTANGVASRPLSSEARDLLLRHSWPGNVRELENTMHRAVLLAHGDTIGAEAIFLTSTILSDRTSGAAPAAGGGATASAPADAQRAGEADLPAMLIGRTVDSVERDLIIGTLSHCLGNRTHAATILGISIRTLRNKLRQYSDDGVRVPPPQSPTYA; this is translated from the coding sequence ATGAGGCTCCTGATCGTCGGATCGCTCAACGGCTACATGGGCGCCGCCAGCCGGATTGCGCTGAAGAAGGGCGCGCGCGTCCTTCACGCCGAAACCATCGACCGGGGCCTCGCGACGCTGCGCGCCGGCCAGGGTGCCGATCTCGCCTTCGTCGACGTGGCACTGGATGTCGGATCCTTCATTGCGAGCCTGGTGTCCGAGCGGATCAACGTTCCGGTGGTCGCATGCGGTATCGGCGCCGACACGGCAGCCGCAGTTCGCGCGATCAAGGCAGGTGCGAAGGAGTATCTCCCACTCCCGCCGGACCCGGAACTGATCGCGGCGGTGCTGGCTGCCGTCGGTGAGGAATGCCATGCGCTCGTCTATGGCGACCCGGTCATGCAGCGGACCCTGCGGCTGGCCGATCAGGTGGCTCCCAGCGAGGCGACCATCCTGATCAATGGCGAGTCTGGCACCGGCAAAGAGCTGATGGCCCGCTACATTCACCGCAAGAGCCGTCGGGCCGACAAGCCGTTCGTGTCGGTCAACTGCGCCGCCATACCCGAGAACCTGCTCGAGTCCGAGCTGTTCGGCCACGAGAAGGGCGCCTTCACCGGCGCCGTCGCCCGGCGTGTCGGCAAGTTCGAGGAGGCCGACGGCGGTACGCTGCTGCTTGACGAAATCAGCGAGATGCACCCGCACCTACAGGCGAAGCTGCTGCGCGCCGTCCAGGAGCGGGAAATCGACCGGGTCGGGGGGGCGCAGCCGGTCAAGGTCAACATCCGGCTTGTCTGCACCACAAACCGACACCTCGAAGAAGAAGTCCGCGCCGGCAAGTTCCGCGAGGACCTCTACTTCCGCATTAATGTGATGAACCTCCGCCTGCCCAGCCTGCGCGAGCGAGTCGGCGACATTCCGAAGCTCGCCGAGCACTTCATCGAGAAGTACTCGACCGCCAACGGCGTCGCGTCGCGGCCGCTCTCCAGCGAGGCGCGCGACCTCCTGCTGCGCCACAGCTGGCCGGGCAATGTGCGCGAGTTGGAGAACACCATGCACCGCGCGGTGCTGCTGGCCCACGGCGACACCATCGGCGCGGAAGCGATCTTCCTGACGAGCACCATCCTGTCGGATCGGACCTCCGGCGCCGCGCCGGCGGCAGGCGGAGGAGCTACCGCATCGGCACCGGCAGACGCGCAACGCGCCGGCGAAGCCGACCTACCCGCGATGCTGATCGGTCGCACCGTTGACTCGGTCGAGCGGGACCTCATCATCGGGACGTTGAGCCATTGCCTGGGCAACCGCACGCACGCCGCGACGATCCTCGGCATCTCTATCCGGACACTGCGCAACAAGCTGCGTCAATATTCGGACGACGGCGTCCGGGTGCCGCCGCCTCAGTCACCGACCTACGCGTGA
- the flhA gene encoding flagellar biosynthesis protein FlhA — protein sequence MANAAQAPAAAILKALKRGELALALGIVGILVMLIMPMPTWLLDLCLAISITFSVLVLMTVLFIEKPLDFSSFPTVLLIATMLRLGLNMASTRLILSEGHEGPSAAGQVIEAFGKFVMGGNFVIGIIVFAILVIVNFVVITKGSGRIAEVGARFNLDAMPGKQMAIDADLSAGLIDETQARTRRKMLEDESQFFGAMDGSAKFVRGDAIAGLLITFINVIGGIIIGTAQMGLSLGDAASTYTVLTVGDGLVSQIPALIVSTAAGLLVSKAGVVGTADKALFGQLGGYPTALGVSAFLMGTMSLLPGIPMLPFLAIAGGAGWLAWQGARNAATVVTDAADAATAAAQAPAADEPIATALQIDEVRLELGYALLTLVSGENGTRLTDQIKGLRRQLAGEMGFVLPSVRIQDNMQLPPNGYVLRIKEIESGKGELRPGMLLAMDPSGGTVALPGEDTTEPTFGLAARWIRESDREEAQFRGYTVVDPATVITTHLTELIRDNMADLLSYAETQKLLDELPKEHQKLVGDVIPSQISVGTLQRILQNLLHERVSVRDLPTILEGVSEACAFTRNVTMITEHVRTRLARQLSDAYGDHEGVLPLIPLTAAWEQAFAEALIGEGEEKQLAMAPSKLQEFIRAVRETFDRRAVLGEVPVLLTSPGIRPYVRSIVERFRANTPVLSQNEIHPRARIKTVGHV from the coding sequence ATGGCAAACGCAGCACAGGCTCCCGCGGCCGCGATATTGAAGGCGCTGAAGCGGGGCGAACTGGCCCTGGCGCTCGGCATCGTCGGCATCCTCGTGATGCTGATCATGCCGATGCCGACCTGGCTGCTCGACCTGTGCCTGGCCATAAGCATCACCTTCTCGGTCCTCGTGCTGATGACGGTGCTGTTCATCGAGAAGCCGCTCGACTTTAGCTCGTTCCCGACCGTGCTGCTGATCGCAACCATGCTGCGCCTCGGGCTCAACATGGCGTCGACGCGTCTGATCCTGAGCGAAGGACATGAGGGCCCCTCAGCCGCCGGCCAGGTGATCGAGGCCTTCGGCAAGTTCGTCATGGGCGGGAACTTCGTCATCGGCATCATCGTGTTCGCGATTCTGGTGATCGTGAACTTCGTCGTCATCACCAAGGGTTCGGGGCGCATCGCCGAGGTCGGCGCGCGCTTCAACCTCGACGCCATGCCGGGCAAGCAGATGGCGATCGACGCGGACCTTTCGGCGGGCCTAATCGACGAAACGCAGGCCCGCACCCGGCGTAAGATGCTGGAGGACGAAAGCCAGTTCTTCGGTGCCATGGACGGCTCGGCGAAGTTCGTCAGGGGTGACGCGATCGCCGGCCTGCTGATCACGTTCATCAACGTCATCGGCGGTATCATCATCGGCACAGCCCAGATGGGACTGAGCCTGGGCGACGCGGCCTCCACCTATACCGTTCTCACCGTCGGCGACGGCCTGGTGTCTCAGATCCCGGCACTCATCGTCTCGACCGCAGCCGGCCTGCTGGTCTCCAAGGCCGGCGTCGTCGGAACCGCTGACAAGGCACTGTTCGGTCAGCTCGGCGGCTATCCCACCGCCCTGGGCGTCAGCGCGTTCCTGATGGGTACGATGTCCCTGTTGCCCGGCATCCCGATGCTGCCGTTCCTCGCGATTGCGGGAGGGGCCGGCTGGCTGGCATGGCAAGGCGCGCGCAATGCTGCGACCGTAGTTACCGATGCGGCCGACGCTGCCACCGCCGCGGCCCAGGCACCGGCAGCCGACGAACCCATCGCAACCGCCCTTCAGATCGACGAGGTCCGCCTCGAGCTCGGCTATGCGCTGCTGACGCTGGTCAGCGGTGAGAACGGCACCCGCCTCACCGATCAGATCAAGGGCCTGCGCCGCCAGCTGGCAGGCGAGATGGGCTTCGTGCTGCCGTCGGTGCGCATCCAGGACAACATGCAGCTGCCGCCCAACGGCTACGTCCTGCGTATCAAGGAAATCGAATCCGGCAAGGGCGAACTCCGGCCCGGGATGCTGCTGGCGATGGATCCGTCCGGCGGCACCGTGGCATTGCCCGGCGAGGACACAACCGAACCGACATTCGGCCTTGCGGCGCGCTGGATCCGCGAGAGCGATCGGGAGGAGGCGCAGTTCCGCGGCTACACCGTCGTCGACCCGGCGACGGTCATTACCACGCACCTGACCGAGCTCATTCGCGACAACATGGCCGATCTGCTGTCCTACGCCGAGACGCAGAAGCTGCTCGACGAACTGCCGAAGGAGCACCAGAAGCTCGTCGGCGACGTCATCCCGTCGCAGATTTCGGTCGGCACGCTGCAGCGCATTCTGCAGAACCTGCTGCATGAGCGCGTCTCGGTCCGCGACCTGCCGACGATCTTGGAAGGCGTGTCGGAGGCCTGTGCCTTCACGCGGAACGTCACGATGATCACCGAGCACGTCCGCACTCGCCTCGCCCGCCAGTTGTCGGACGCCTATGGCGACCATGAGGGCGTCCTGCCGCTGATCCCATTGACCGCGGCCTGGGAGCAGGCATTCGCCGAAGCGCTCATCGGCGAAGGCGAGGAGAAGCAGCTCGCCATGGCGCCGAGCAAGCTCCAGGAGTTCATCCGCGCGGTGCGCGAGACGTTCGACCGGCGCGCCGTGCTGGGCGAGGTGCCGGTCCTGCTGACGAGCCCCGGCATCCGGCCCTACGTCCGCTCGATCGTCGAGCGCTTTCGGGCCAACACGCCCGTGCTCTCGCAGAACGAGATCCACCCGCGGGCGCGCATCAAGACCGTCGGCCACGTGTGA
- a CDS encoding AAA family ATPase — MSDPNTDPAVRRTGGAGRILAVASGKGGVGKTWFSVTLASALARMGRRVLVFDGDLGLANVDVQLGIVAKRHLGTVLAGTVTLQGAITPYPAGGFDVIAGSSGSGSLASLTLPQLIEMARALREAAAGYDDTIIDISAGLDRTVRRLSQLAGTCLVVTTGEPTSITDAYAFIKLSHAERPEGDMRIVVNMAETRAEGERTYGALLKACRSFLGTEPPLAGIVRRDRKVPDAIRHQTPLLVRHPGAEAAVDVEAVAERLLAPR, encoded by the coding sequence ATGAGCGACCCGAACACCGACCCCGCCGTTCGCCGCACCGGCGGCGCCGGCCGCATCCTGGCCGTCGCGTCCGGGAAGGGCGGCGTCGGCAAGACCTGGTTCTCGGTCACGCTCGCCTCGGCGCTGGCCCGGATGGGCCGGCGCGTCCTCGTCTTCGACGGCGACCTCGGCCTCGCCAACGTCGACGTCCAGCTCGGCATCGTCGCCAAGCGCCACCTCGGCACCGTCCTCGCCGGCACGGTGACGCTGCAGGGCGCCATCACCCCCTACCCCGCCGGCGGCTTCGACGTGATCGCGGGCAGCTCCGGCTCGGGCAGCCTGGCGAGCCTGACGCTGCCGCAGCTGATCGAGATGGCGCGCGCCCTGCGCGAGGCGGCCGCCGGCTACGACGACACCATCATCGACATCAGCGCCGGCCTGGACCGGACGGTGCGCCGCCTCTCGCAGCTGGCCGGCACCTGCCTGGTCGTCACCACCGGCGAGCCGACGTCGATCACCGACGCCTATGCCTTCATCAAGCTCAGCCACGCCGAGCGGCCGGAGGGCGACATGCGCATCGTCGTCAACATGGCCGAGACCCGCGCCGAGGGCGAGCGGACCTATGGCGCGCTGCTGAAGGCCTGCCGCAGCTTCCTCGGCACCGAGCCGCCGCTGGCGGGCATCGTGCGCCGCGACCGCAAGGTGCCGGACGCCATCCGCCACCAGACGCCGCTGCTGGTCCGCCACCCGGGTGCAGAGGCGGCCGTCGACGTCGAGGCTGTCGCCGAGCGGCTGCTCGCACCGCGATGA
- a CDS encoding alpha/beta hydrolase gives MTDIEMLDRDWPLPGRFDFEGQAVRWGTLGPAEGSAEALPPLVLLHGTPFSSWEWHRVAPWLARRRRVFFHDMPGYGRSDMRDGQDVSLAVQGRVFAALLDHWGIARPDTLPHVVVHDFGGATALRAHLLHGAAYRSLTLIDAVAVRPWGSPFVQHVREHEAAFAGMPAYMHAALLPAYVRTAAHRELPDSALAPYLAPWLTAAGQRAFYRQIAQMDLAYTDEVEPLYPTIRCPVQVVWGEADAWIPIERGPALAAAIPGARFLAVPHSGHLMQEDAPEAIVHAVEGFVGELDAAGDKPQP, from the coding sequence ATGACGGATATCGAAATGCTCGACCGGGACTGGCCCCTGCCCGGCCGGTTCGATTTCGAGGGACAGGCGGTGCGCTGGGGCACCCTCGGTCCCGCAGAGGGCAGTGCGGAGGCGCTGCCGCCGCTGGTGCTGCTGCACGGCACGCCCTTCTCCTCGTGGGAGTGGCACCGGGTGGCACCCTGGCTGGCGCGGCGGCGGCGGGTGTTCTTCCACGACATGCCGGGCTATGGCCGCTCCGACATGCGCGACGGGCAGGACGTGTCGCTGGCCGTGCAGGGGCGGGTCTTCGCGGCGCTGCTCGACCATTGGGGCATCGCGCGCCCCGACACCCTGCCGCATGTGGTGGTGCACGATTTCGGCGGGGCGACGGCCCTGCGCGCCCACCTGCTGCACGGGGCCGCATACCGGTCGCTGACGCTGATCGACGCGGTCGCCGTGCGGCCCTGGGGGTCGCCCTTCGTGCAGCATGTGCGCGAGCACGAGGCCGCGTTCGCCGGCATGCCGGCCTATATGCACGCCGCCTTACTGCCGGCCTACGTGCGCACGGCGGCGCACCGCGAACTCCCCGACTCCGCCCTCGCCCCCTATCTGGCGCCGTGGCTGACCGCGGCCGGGCAGCGCGCCTTCTATCGCCAGATCGCGCAGATGGACCTGGCCTATACCGACGAGGTCGAGCCGCTCTATCCGACGATCCGCTGCCCGGTGCAGGTGGTCTGGGGCGAGGCCGACGCCTGGATCCCGATCGAACGCGGCCCGGCGCTCGCCGCCGCCATCCCGGGCGCGCGCTTCCTCGCGGTGCCGCACAGCGGCCACCTGATGCAGGAGGACGCGCCCGAGGCTATCGTCCACGCGGTGGAGGGATTCGTGGGGGAACTGGACGCGGCGGGAGACAAGCCACAACCTTGA
- a CDS encoding alpha/beta hydrolase, producing MIETRQVETSPGMVFDVSVAGDPAAPLVLMLHGYNVSRHLWDAQVPAIAAAGYFAVAPNQRGYSAGARPDPADHDQYRLDLLVQDAFDIVAALGHGERRFHLVGHDWGGSLSWVMAWRRPERLASLTMFSRPHPGAFARAMRDDPEQPHRSRHHKAFLEPDAGPKLLADDAAILRTRLEKSGVPAEMIARHMAVLASPPAIEAALAWYRARGERDPLGPIAVPTLFAWGDADDTVGRMAAEGTRDFIAAPYRFEVLPGGSHYTPNQFPERVTELVLEWVGTHRR from the coding sequence ATGATCGAGACGAGGCAGGTCGAGACGTCACCCGGCATGGTGTTCGACGTTTCGGTGGCGGGCGATCCGGCGGCGCCGCTGGTGCTGATGCTGCACGGCTACAACGTCTCGCGGCACCTGTGGGACGCCCAGGTGCCGGCCATCGCGGCGGCGGGCTATTTCGCCGTGGCGCCGAACCAGCGCGGCTATTCGGCCGGTGCGCGGCCCGACCCGGCGGACCATGACCAGTACCGGCTCGACCTGCTGGTGCAGGACGCGTTCGACATCGTGGCGGCGCTCGGCCACGGCGAGCGGCGCTTCCATCTGGTCGGGCACGACTGGGGCGGCAGCCTGTCCTGGGTGATGGCGTGGCGCCGGCCGGAACGGCTCGCCTCGCTCACCATGTTCTCGCGCCCGCATCCGGGCGCCTTCGCGCGGGCGATGCGCGACGACCCAGAGCAGCCGCACCGCTCGCGCCACCACAAGGCGTTCCTGGAGCCCGACGCGGGGCCGAAGCTGCTCGCCGACGACGCCGCCATCCTGCGCACCCGCCTGGAGAAGTCCGGCGTCCCGGCCGAGATGATCGCGCGCCACATGGCCGTCCTCGCCTCGCCGCCGGCGATCGAGGCGGCGCTCGCCTGGTACCGCGCCCGCGGCGAACGCGACCCGCTCGGCCCGATCGCCGTTCCCACCCTCTTCGCCTGGGGCGACGCCGACGACACGGTCGGCCGCATGGCCGCCGAGGGCACCAGGGACTTCATCGCCGCGCCGTACCGGTTCGAGGTCCTGCCGGGCGGCAGCCACTACACGCCGAACCAGTTCCCGGAGCGGGTGACGGAGCTGGTGCTGGAGTGGGTGGGGACGCATAGGAGGTGA